One genomic window of Parasteatoda tepidariorum isolate YZ-2023 chromosome 9, CAS_Ptep_4.0, whole genome shotgun sequence includes the following:
- the LOC107448528 gene encoding eukaryotic translation initiation factor 3 subunit I has translation MKPLMLHGHERAITQIKYSREGDLLFSCSKDPTPNVWYSINGERLGTFDGHNGAVWCIDVNWDSTKVVTGAADAKCGFWDLETGACLTMIDTDTSVRTCGFSYSGKLLMYSTDKSMGKQCEIKVVDSLDPSQQIFSIPVPGPKVTSAVWGPLDEYLLTGLDNGALVKWDIKSLQKLASKHEHRDVINDIQYYKDQTMFITASKDHTAKLFDTKTMDLMKVYKTERPVNSAAISPIRDHVVLGGGQEAMDVTTTSARVGKFDARFFHLVFEEEFARVKDHFGPINSVAFHPDGKSYSSGGEDGYVRVHVFDPPYFDFDFEY, from the coding sequence ATGAAGCCTCTTATGCTTCATGGCCACGAAAGAGCCATCACTCAAATCAAATACAGCAGAGAAGGTGATCTGTTGTTTTCTTGTTCCAAAGATCCAACACCGAATGTATGGTACTCTATCAACGGTGAGCGACTGGGTACTTTCGATGGCCATAACGGAGCAGTTTGGTGCATCGATGTCAACTGGGACTCAACCAAAGTTGTAACTGGTGCAGCTGATGCTAAATGTGGATTCTGGGATCTAGAAACTGGTGCTTGTTTGACGATGATTGACACCGACACATCGGTTCGTACTTGCGGTTTCTCCTACTCCGGAAAGTTGTTGATGTATTCCACAGACAAATCAATGGGTAAACAATGTGAAATTAAAGTCGTCGATAGTCTGGATCCTTCTCAACAGATCTTCTCAATTCCAGTTCCAGGACCCAAAGTTACCAGCGCTGTTTGGGGTCCCTTAGATGAATATTTACTGACAGGACTGGACAATGGCGCTTTAGTCAAATGGGACATCAAGTCCTTGCAGAAGTTGGCTTCAAAACACGAACACAGGGATGTTATTAATGACATTCAGTACTACAAAGATCAAACAATGTTCATCACTGCGTCTAAAGATCATACTGCTAAGCTGTTTGATACTAAGACTATGGATTTGATGAAAGTATACAAGACGGAACGTCCGGTCAATTCTGCTGCTATTTCACCGATTAGAGATCATGTTGTGTTGGGTGGTGGTCAAGAGGCCATGGATGTGACGACCACGTCCGCTAGAGTAGGCAAATTCGATGCCCGTTTCTTTCACTTAGTGTTTGAAGAAGAGTTTGCTAGGGTTAAAGATCATTTCGGTCCAATTAACAGTGTGGCCTTCCATCCGGACGGCAAGAGCTATAGTAGTGGTGGTGAAGATGGTTATGTCAGAGTTCACGTGTTTGATCCTCCTTATTTTGACtttgattttgaatattaa